The sequence below is a genomic window from Vicingus serpentipes.
GGGCTAGTTGTTTTGATATTTGTGAACAAGGTCCCATAATGGTAATTTATCCTGAAGGTGTTTTTTATGGAAAAGTAACCCCCAATGATGTGGAAGAGATTTTTACTCAGCATATTTTAAATAACCAACCGGTAGAAAGATTACGTTTGAAATTCAATAAAAAATGAGTCAATTAATTCCAGGTTTAAACGACTTGTCTACTTATTATAATCGTACAGATTTATTAGAAAAAGTAGTTGCTCAAATTCAGAAAGATTTTAATTGGTTTAGTTTTGAAATTACCTTTTCTGGCAAAGAAGAAGTTACTCCATATCAAGAACTATTTCAGCAAATTTTACCTCTAGTAGACGAAATGCTTAATGATGATTACATTAAGCTAATGTCATTATTATATAGAATAGACATTGAAGAAGATTTTTTAAACAGGAAATTAAAAGAAAATGCTCAGGCTGATACTGATGAAGTAATAGCTGATTTAATTATTAAAAGAGAGTTGCAAAAAGTGATTATAAAAGATATGTACAGTGCTAAGTAGCACTTTTTTCTAATCCTTTTTTAAAATAAGCATTTAGAAATATCGTAACAATTACAATTGAAGTTCCAAGATAGAAACCTAAAGTCATGGTTTCGCTTTCAGGCCAAATTAATAAAGCTAATAGTATAGAGTAAATGGGCTCAAGGTTAACAGATATAGTAACCGTATAAGGTGATATTTTTTTCATCACTTCTACACTTAGCATAAAAGCAAAAGCAGTACAAATAACACCTAAAATAAGTAGCCATTTTATATCAGTAGCTGAAATAGAAAAGTTAACCCCATTTGAAATTAAAAGGTAAATAGTAACAATGCTAAAAGCTCCGAGCAGTTCATAAAAGGAAATTGTTTTTGAATTAGATTTCTTTATAAGCATTCCATTAAGAACTGTAAACCATGAAGCCAAAGCTGCAGAAAATACGCTTAAAATCATTCCTGTAATGTATTTAAATTCGAAACTAAAAATAAAATAAAGCCCAATAATTATTAAAAGGCCAAATATAAGTTCGTAGGGTTTAATTTTTCGTTTGAAGTACAATGGTTCGATAAGTGAAGTAAATAGAGTGCTACTTGAAAAACAAACTAATGCGACTGATACATTTGATTGTTTGATTGCTTCAAAGAAAGTTACCCAATGAACTGCAATGATAACACCTACTAATAAAATTTTCCCTAGAAGTTTCTTATCTACTTTTAAGGAATGCTTTTTAAGTAAAAAATAGCCCAATAAAGCAATTAAGGCTATACCAACTCTATACCATACCAACAAATATGAGCTTGTTTCTATAAGTTTACCTAATACACCAGTAAATCCAAAAATAAGAACAGTTATGTGTAGCCAAATATGATATTTGTATTTTTCGAGCATGGCATCAAATGTAATTGAAAATCAAATACAAAAAATCAATCATCATAAAAGAAAAGATGAAAAGACCTATATTTGATATCAATTCAATTCTATAGAGATGAAAAATAGTTCCATTATTAGCACCCTTTTAATTTTACTAATTATTGGTTGTAATCCTGAAAAAACGTATTTTGACCAATTAATAAAAGATAAAACGATAACAGAAAGAGTTGTAGAGTTAAATAAAACATTGACCGAGATTAGAAAAACTGAAAACAAATCGGCTTTAGTTAAAGAAGAAGAAGATTATTTGGAATATGAATATAAAATAGGGATTGATGAAACTTTTAATGTAACTTATTTTTTTGATGTTGCAGGATGTTATGAGGTTGGATTAGATACCTATTTTAATAATGAGGTTGATGCTCAGCTTGTAATGGAAAAGATAAAAGAAGAGATTGAAAATTCTGATAAATTTAAATTGAAAACTGACACAAATCAATTGATAGAATGGTCAAGCACTGATGGTTTAGCCTCGATTGAATTAGATTATGAAAATTTAAATAAAGGAATGGTTTCCTTTACTGTTTTTGCTAATGAATAGTTTCTTCCTGCTCTTCTTCTAATTCATCTAATTCGGTAACTCCACCAGATATTATAAACTTCATAATATCAGCTGAATTTGCATTTATAGGGGTAACACAGTTTTTAGGAACAATTATTAAATTACCAGTTACAGCATAAGAGAAAGGTATATAAACACCAATTTTGTCTACTGAAATCCCTAGGTCAGTTAAGTCGGTTTGAGTTATAAAACCAAGTCGCTCAACATTTCCTTCCATCTTAACTAATACTGGCTCTGTAAATCTTTTTTTCTTGCCAACAAAAGCAGATAATAAATCTTTTACGGAAGTGTATATTATTTTAATCAGTGGAATTCTGTCGAGTAATCTTTCTAAGCTAAAGATTTGTTGAACAATAATGGTGCTTCCTAGCATTCCAATTAATGTGATGGCAATTAATAAAATTACAATACCTAAACCAGGAACCTCAACAGGTATAATACCATCAATTAGTACAATTGCTTCAATTACTACGTATATTGTAGCAGCAATAGGGATGGTGTAAAGTAACCCTTGTAAAAAGTATGCGAGTAATTTTTTCATGCAGCAAAAGTAACTATAAGCTTTCTAATTCAGCTTGTAATTTCTTTGTTAATGATAACACTATTAAGTTATAAGAATCATCTATCCAATGGTAAATGATTTTGTCAGCAACATCAAGGTTTGGATAAACAGAATTCCATAAAGTTTTATTCATATGATAGCCTGGTTTAACGGCTTCATACTTTTCTCGTAATTCAATTGCTTTTTCTGAGTCACATTTAAGATTTATAAAATCAAAAGATTCAACACTTGTTAATGCAAACATTTTACCCATTACTTTAAAAACTAACGTGTCTTTGTCAAACGGGAAGCTTTCAGTAACTCCTTTTTTTGCTAAACAATAATCTCGATATTGCTCAATATTCATTTACTTATAGCTATAAGGTAGTACTTTAGAGTATTTATCTTTATTGATAACAATCATAGAGTGCATATTTAATATTTGCTCTATTGGCGATAGTTTTTCTTTTACTAAATAATCAAAATGTTTAATGTCTCTAACCATTATTTTTAATAAATAATCGGCCTGACCTGTTACGTTATAACATTCTAAAACTTCATCAATTTTATCAATTTGTGCAATAAAGTCATTGATAGCATTATCTCGTTGGCGAATTAAAGAAATTTGCATGAAAGCAGTAATTCCTAAATCTAATTTAGCTTCATTCACTAAAGCATGGTAGCTTTCAATAAAACCATTCGATTCTAATTTCTTAACTCTTTCCAATGTAGGAGCTGGAGAAAGACCGATGTCTTTTGAAAGTTGAAGATTTGTGATTTTGCCGTTTTCTTGTAGGCGTTTTAATATTTTTAAATCTATATTGTCAAGTTTCATTTTGGAATAATCTATTGTTTGCGTAAAAATAGCAAAATTTAAATTCGTAGCAATATGAAAAATGGCAAGATTTTAGTTTAAAATTTCATAAAGTGTTGGTTTGCTAGGAGAAGCATCGTTTTCAAAGCTTGCGATTTGAAATTGTAGTATATAGAAGTCGTCAATAATCGTATTAGGAACAAAAATCAGTTCAGTAATGGTTTTAGATAATTGGGGATTTTTTGGGTAATCCCAGAAAATATGATGAGCTAATAATTTGCCTTCATCTTCTTCTCGATCTACAGAAGGGGTGTCGATTAATAAATGCTGTACACCATTATCAACTAAAAATTGCATCGCTTTATGATGAATATATGTAGGGTTTGTGCTTGAGTATTGTTTATGCAACTTGCTATCACTATTTGGCATTGTTCTAATAACTAATGCATCAGCTTCATTTTTTTGCCATATTTTTTCAACTTGTTCTAACATTATTACACTGTCACCATCTACGTTGTAGGGTGTTATGGTAACAAGTTTTGCATGAAAAGTAAATTGTTTTAAGCATTGATTAATGGTGTAAGGCTTTTTACTAATATGGCCAACACATTCTGTATGTGTACCATGTCCGTGTGGGTTGAAAAAAATATTTCTAAAATTTACGGCTCCGCCCAGATTAACATCGCCTATAAATCCATTTTCCATTACTGGAGTAAATTCAGGAGGATTAACATACCACGCAGTAACATTTTCTTTGGTTCCTCTTAATGGGATTGAAATGTCGAGTGGCTTTGATAAATCAATATTAAAAGTTGTATTTCTATATTCAATAGTTGTTTTCATTTTACAAAGAATAAATCTGATGAAATTTTGTCTGCAATAAAAATTCCTTCTTTGGTTAATGTTATTTTGTTGTTTGAAACTTGAAGGTAAGAAGATTTTAAATAAGGAGCTAACTCTTTATTAAAATGATTTAAAATTGTAGGATTAAAATTTTCAGAAATGTAATCTATTTCAATTCCCCAAATTGTTCTTAATCGGGTTAATATATATTCATTGTAAGCAGTAATTTCATCAATTATTTCTTCTTCCCAGTAAACGCTATTTTCATTTATTCCATTAATATATTTTATATTATTCGAAATGTTCCAAACGCGTTTATTTTCATAAAAAGAATGGGCAGAGGGTCCAAATCCTAAGTATTCAATGCCTTTCCAATAATTACTGTTGTGAAAAGAATAAAAACCTTCTTTTCCAAAGTT
It includes:
- a CDS encoding Lrp/AsnC family transcriptional regulator codes for the protein MKLDNIDLKILKRLQENGKITNLQLSKDIGLSPAPTLERVKKLESNGFIESYHALVNEAKLDLGITAFMQISLIRQRDNAINDFIAQIDKIDEVLECYNVTGQADYLLKIMVRDIKHFDYLVKEKLSPIEQILNMHSMIVINKDKYSKVLPYSYK
- a CDS encoding (2Fe-2S) ferredoxin domain-containing protein, giving the protein MKYQKHIFVCINQRDENAVRCSCGEENGTEIVARFKELIQSHKLKMKVRAQRASCFDICEQGPIMVIYPEGVFYGKVTPNDVEEIFTQHILNNQPVERLRLKFNKK
- a CDS encoding DUF502 domain-containing protein → MKKLLAYFLQGLLYTIPIAATIYVVIEAIVLIDGIIPVEVPGLGIVILLIAITLIGMLGSTIIVQQIFSLERLLDRIPLIKIIYTSVKDLLSAFVGKKKRFTEPVLVKMEGNVERLGFITQTDLTDLGISVDKIGVYIPFSYAVTGNLIIVPKNCVTPINANSADIMKFIISGGVTELDELEEEQEETIH
- a CDS encoding DMT family transporter is translated as MLEKYKYHIWLHITVLIFGFTGVLGKLIETSSYLLVWYRVGIALIALLGYFLLKKHSLKVDKKLLGKILLVGVIIAVHWVTFFEAIKQSNVSVALVCFSSSTLFTSLIEPLYFKRKIKPYELIFGLLIIIGLYFIFSFEFKYITGMILSVFSAALASWFTVLNGMLIKKSNSKTISFYELLGAFSIVTIYLLISNGVNFSISATDIKWLLILGVICTAFAFMLSVEVMKKISPYTVTISVNLEPIYSILLALLIWPESETMTLGFYLGTSIVIVTIFLNAYFKKGLEKSAT
- a CDS encoding MmcQ/YjbR family DNA-binding protein; protein product: MNIEQYRDYCLAKKGVTESFPFDKDTLVFKVMGKMFALTSVESFDFINLKCDSEKAIELREKYEAVKPGYHMNKTLWNSVYPNLDVADKIIYHWIDDSYNLIVLSLTKKLQAELESL
- a CDS encoding cyclase family protein — protein: MKTTIEYRNTTFNIDLSKPLDISIPLRGTKENVTAWYVNPPEFTPVMENGFIGDVNLGGAVNFRNIFFNPHGHGTHTECVGHISKKPYTINQCLKQFTFHAKLVTITPYNVDGDSVIMLEQVEKIWQKNEADALVIRTMPNSDSKLHKQYSSTNPTYIHHKAMQFLVDNGVQHLLIDTPSVDREEDEGKLLAHHIFWDYPKNPQLSKTITELIFVPNTIIDDFYILQFQIASFENDASPSKPTLYEILN